A single Mytilus trossulus isolate FHL-02 chromosome 12, PNRI_Mtr1.1.1.hap1, whole genome shotgun sequence DNA region contains:
- the LOC134693707 gene encoding alkaline phosphatase, tissue-nonspecific isozyme-like isoform X3 produces MGVSTVTAARILRGQKQGRPGEETILEFEKFPHVALSKTYNIDKQTSDSGATATALMAGIKANYYTIGVDGRAKYANCSSIRNAKVDGMVNWSKYAGKSTGIVTSTRVTHATPAAAYAHAPQREWESDIKLPANHGECKDIAYQLIVDQSDMQVILGGGRQYFMTNTSVDPETKKVNSAKGRRDGLDLIQMWKLDKEERGAIYKYVWNNSDFNAIDPTKTDYLLGLFQQDHLDYELERDQSDKGEPSLSELVRKAIQILSKNDNGFFLMVEGGRIDHGHHDGKAKKALYETLSLEDAVREAVALTDEEETLIVVTADHSHVFNIAGYPKRGNDILGVVDPLFRQWYPLDGKAYTTLLYANGPGFNMSGSGRTDPLEEVHNLHDKDYVQNSGVPLKSETHGGEDVAIYAKGPMAHLIHGVQEQHYVAHVMAYASCVGQNKDHCRQTNTALSLQNNLFNSCFILLNCVFYSIY; encoded by the exons ACTTATAACATAGACAAACAGACATCAGACTCGGGTGCAACAGCCACTGCCCTTATGGCGGGAATTAAAGCAAACTACTATACAATAGGTGTCGATGGAAGAGCCAAATACGCAAATTGTTCTTCAATTAGAAATGCAAAAGTTGATGGCATGGTCAATTGGTCAAAATATGCTG GTAAAAGTACAGGAATAGTGACGTCTACACGTGTAACACATGCTACTCCGGCTGCAGCATACGCACACGCACCACAGAGAGAATGGGAGAGTGATATTAAACTACCAGCTAATCATGGCGAGTGCAAAGATATAGCATACCAACTCATAGTAGACCAGTCTGATATGCAG gTTATACTTGGAGGCGGCAGACAGTATTTCATGACAAACACGTCTGTTGACCCTGAAACAAAAAAGGTCAACAGTGCAAAAGGCAGACGCGACGGTTTAGATCTCATACAG ATGTGGAAATTAGACAAAGAGGAAAGAGGTGCTATTTACAAATACGTTTGGAATAACTCGGATTTCAATGCAATAGATCCAACGAAAACAGATTATTTACTAG GACTTTTCCAGCAAGACCATTTAGACTATGAATTAGAAAGAGATCAAAGTGATAAAGGAGAACCTTCATTGTCCGAGCTAGTCAGGAAAGCTATTCAGATTCTAAGCAAAAACGACAATGGTTTCTTTCTTATGGTAGAAG GAGGTCGTATTGATCATGGGCATCATGATGGAAAAGCTAAGAAAGCCTTGTACGAGACGTTAAGCTTAGAGGACGCCGTGAGAGAAGCTGTAGCACTAACTGACGAGGAAGAAACATTGATTGTCGTCACTGCTGACCATTCTCATGTGTTCAATATTGCTGGATATCCAAAACGAGGCAATGACATATTAG GTGTAGTAGACCCTCTTTTTCGTCAATGGTATCCGTTAGACGGCAAAGCTTATACTACACTATTGTATGCTAATGGACCAGGATTCAACATGTCAGGATCAGGAAGAACTGACCCATTAGAGGAAGTACACAATTTGC ATGATAAAGATTATGTCCAAAACAGTGGTGTTCCTTTAAAATCCGAAACCCATGGAGGTGAAGACGTCGCAATTTATGCAAAGGGACCAATGGCACATCTTATACATGGTGTACAAGAACAACATTATGTAGCCCATGTGATGGCATATGCATCTTGCGTTGGTCAAAACAAAGATCATTGTAGGCAAACAAACACTGCATTATCATTGCagaataatttgtttaattcatgttttattttgttaaattgtgtattttattctatatattaA